The Rhodopseudomonas palustris genome window below encodes:
- a CDS encoding VOC family protein: MTDVEDGHPRRLPAELDHVIVLVHGELDQAAAAYQALGFYLTPRGHHSLGSSNNLAIFNNNYLELLGYEPGKKQQRPEQWHDPKGLSGIVWRCPDPARAQLNASHAGVTAETPLDFVRPVETGAGTFDAAFTVLHLPKLGFDYGRTFFCHHKTPELVWRPEWQTHPNGVQNISEFVLCGDDPRSALGLFERMFGPGLLKEIPGGYGFDAAEARVVALTREAAAQRYGADAPLPEPGKTQMIGLGFKTASIAQAQAALQAGGVPFTATDGRLRVGPSSSFGVVIEFSE, translated from the coding sequence ATGACTGACGTAGAGGATGGTCATCCGCGCAGACTGCCCGCCGAGCTCGATCATGTCATCGTGCTCGTTCACGGTGAGCTCGATCAAGCAGCTGCGGCCTACCAGGCACTCGGCTTCTATCTGACACCGCGTGGTCACCATTCGCTGGGGTCGTCCAACAATCTCGCGATCTTCAACAATAACTATCTCGAGCTGCTTGGCTACGAGCCCGGAAAGAAACAGCAGCGCCCCGAACAGTGGCACGATCCAAAAGGACTGTCCGGCATCGTCTGGCGCTGCCCCGATCCGGCCCGCGCGCAACTCAATGCGTCGCACGCCGGCGTGACCGCCGAAACGCCGCTCGATTTCGTCAGGCCGGTCGAGACCGGTGCGGGAACGTTCGACGCAGCATTCACGGTGCTGCATTTGCCGAAGCTCGGTTTCGACTACGGGCGGACCTTCTTCTGTCACCATAAAACGCCCGAGCTGGTGTGGCGTCCGGAATGGCAGACGCATCCGAACGGCGTGCAGAACATCTCCGAGTTCGTTCTCTGCGGCGACGATCCGCGTTCTGCGCTCGGTCTGTTCGAGCGGATGTTCGGCCCGGGGCTGCTGAAGGAGATTCCTGGCGGTTACGGCTTCGACGCCGCCGAAGCGCGCGTAGTCGCACTGACGCGCGAGGCTGCAGCGCAGCGCTACGGAGCCGATGCGCCGCTTCCCGAACCGGGCAAGACGCAGATGATCGGGCTCGGCTTCAAGACCGCGTCGATCGCGCAAGCACAGGCGGCATTGCAGGCGGGCGGCGTGCCGTTCACCGCAACTGATGGCCGCTTGCGCGTCGGGCCGTCGTCCAGCTTCGGCGTGGTCATCGAGTTCTCTGAATAA
- a CDS encoding M20 aminoacylase family protein — protein sequence MPIENWTARYLDELKEFRHDLHRNPELLYDVHRTAQRVAARLREAGVDEVHEGIGGTGVVGIIYGQSRSSGRMIGLRADMDALPILEATGAEWASQVPGKMHACGHDGHTTMLLGAALGLVESRAFDGGVALIFQPAEEGGAGAKAMLDDGLLQRFPIQEFYGMHNRPGLPLGSFATGPGPQMGSVDEIIISIEGRGGHAAQPHATVDPVVVAAALIQATQAIVARNLDPLQSAVISITQMTAGDAFNVIPQTVTLRGTVRTLDEPTRDMVEKRLRELTESISTGFGAVGTLSYLRHYPVMRNSEVGVDRAVAAAGEVAGAAHVDAAMAPTLGGEDFAFMLNERPGAMIMIGNGDSAPLHHPRFDFNDDVIPWGCSYWTALVRQRMPLV from the coding sequence ATGCCGATTGAGAACTGGACCGCGCGCTACCTGGACGAACTCAAGGAGTTTCGTCACGATCTGCATCGCAACCCCGAGCTGCTGTACGACGTGCATCGCACCGCCCAGCGGGTCGCAGCGCGGTTGCGCGAAGCCGGCGTCGACGAGGTGCACGAAGGCATCGGCGGAACGGGCGTCGTCGGAATCATTTACGGCCAATCGCGTAGTTCCGGCCGGATGATCGGGCTGCGCGCCGATATGGATGCTTTACCCATTCTCGAGGCAACTGGCGCGGAATGGGCCTCGCAAGTCCCCGGCAAGATGCACGCATGCGGCCACGACGGCCACACCACCATGCTGTTGGGTGCGGCGCTTGGCCTCGTCGAGAGCCGGGCCTTCGACGGCGGCGTCGCGCTGATCTTCCAGCCCGCCGAAGAAGGCGGTGCGGGCGCCAAGGCCATGCTCGATGACGGCCTGCTGCAGCGCTTTCCGATCCAGGAATTCTACGGGATGCACAACCGCCCGGGACTTCCCTTGGGGTCGTTTGCGACGGGCCCTGGGCCGCAAATGGGTTCGGTCGACGAAATCATCATCTCGATCGAAGGTCGCGGCGGCCACGCCGCTCAGCCGCATGCCACGGTCGATCCGGTGGTCGTTGCCGCGGCGTTGATTCAGGCGACTCAGGCGATCGTCGCGCGCAATCTCGATCCACTGCAATCCGCGGTTATTTCGATCACACAGATGACCGCCGGTGACGCGTTCAACGTCATTCCTCAAACGGTGACATTGCGCGGCACGGTTCGCACGCTGGACGAGCCGACCCGCGACATGGTCGAGAAGCGGCTGCGCGAACTCACCGAGAGTATTTCGACAGGATTCGGCGCTGTCGGTACGCTGTCTTATCTGCGGCACTACCCGGTGATGAGAAATTCCGAAGTCGGCGTCGACCGCGCGGTCGCGGCGGCCGGAGAAGTGGCCGGCGCCGCGCACGTCGACGCCGCAATGGCTCCGACGCTGGGCGGCGAGGACTTCGCGTTCATGCTGAACGAGCGGCCTGGCGCGATGATCATGATCGGTAACGGCGATAGCGCCCCGCTGCATCATCCGCGCTTCGATTTCAACGACGACGTCATCCCGTGGGGCTGTTCGTATTGGACCGCCTTGGTCCGCCAGCGCATGCCGTTGGTCTGA
- a CDS encoding PLP-dependent cysteine synthase family protein, translating into MTIVQVATARNLPAEPKRVLGLFGGEIAEQEWVRNAVDILEADARRSADTHLFKLRFPGLDGIDVYFKDESTHPTGSLKHRMARSLIMFGLCNGLIGPGTALVEASSGSTAVSEAYFAELLGLPFIAVVPRSTSRQKVTAIERFGGRCHFVDRSSEVYGAAQMIAADLGGLYLDQFTYAERAIDWRTGNIAESIFKQMAGERHPVPEWIVMSTGTGGTSATIGRYIRFSRHKTRLCGVDVENSCFFEAYKARSRTANCVRGSRIEGVGRPRVEPSFVPSVIDQMMRVPDAASIAATRVLTSRLSHRVGGSTGANFIGLCWCAAAMLREGLSGSLVTVLCDDGERYSDTYYNDDWLKEQDIVIAPYVAAIERFLDSGVFEMPADGAGFECASRPTPRARDASKDGV; encoded by the coding sequence ATGACGATTGTTCAAGTTGCGACGGCGCGAAATCTTCCCGCGGAGCCCAAGCGGGTCTTGGGTCTGTTCGGCGGTGAGATCGCCGAGCAGGAGTGGGTGAGAAACGCTGTCGACATTCTCGAAGCGGATGCCAGGCGCTCGGCCGACACGCATCTCTTCAAGCTGCGCTTTCCCGGCCTCGACGGCATCGACGTCTATTTCAAGGACGAGAGCACGCATCCGACCGGCAGCCTGAAGCATCGCATGGCGCGGTCGCTGATCATGTTCGGACTGTGCAATGGTTTGATCGGACCGGGGACCGCTCTGGTGGAGGCGTCATCGGGGTCGACGGCCGTATCGGAAGCATACTTCGCCGAACTGCTCGGCTTGCCTTTTATCGCCGTGGTGCCGCGTTCAACGTCGCGCCAGAAGGTCACGGCGATCGAACGGTTCGGCGGCCGATGCCACTTTGTCGACAGGTCGTCGGAGGTTTACGGCGCGGCCCAGATGATCGCCGCCGATCTCGGTGGTCTGTATCTCGACCAGTTCACCTATGCCGAGCGCGCGATCGACTGGCGCACTGGAAATATCGCCGAGAGCATCTTCAAGCAGATGGCCGGCGAGCGTCACCCGGTGCCCGAATGGATCGTGATGAGCACCGGCACGGGCGGCACTTCTGCGACGATCGGCCGCTACATTCGATTCAGCAGACATAAGACGCGGCTCTGCGGAGTCGACGTCGAGAACTCCTGCTTCTTCGAAGCCTATAAGGCGCGCAGCCGCACCGCCAATTGCGTCCGTGGCTCGCGCATCGAGGGCGTCGGACGTCCGCGCGTCGAGCCGTCCTTCGTGCCGTCCGTGATCGATCAGATGATGCGAGTCCCCGATGCCGCATCGATCGCTGCGACGCGGGTGCTGACGTCTCGACTGTCGCATCGGGTCGGCGGATCGACCGGCGCCAACTTCATCGGATTGTGCTGGTGCGCGGCCGCGATGTTGCGTGAGGGGCTTTCTGGATCGCTGGTGACTGTTCTCTGCGACGACGGCGAACGCTATTCGGACACGTACTACAACGACGACTGGTTGAAAGAGCAGGACATCGTCATTGCGCCCTATGTCGCGGCGATCGAGCGGTTTCTCGACTCCGGCGTGTTCGAGATGCCGGCTGATGGCGCGGGATTTGAATGTGCAAGCCGGCCGACCCCACGCGCGCGCGATGCGAGTAAAGACGGCGTGTGA
- a CDS encoding Lrp/AsnC family transcriptional regulator produces the protein MTHKIDQIDLRILAAMQADSSRSQRELAEEVGLSQNAFWRRLKALEASGAITGYGARVSQEAVGVPMTVFVMVRTRRHSAEWLKRFRAQIESISEIVAFYRISGDFDYMLKIAARDMSNYDKVYQTIINKTELETVTSYFSMEAIIDGRPLPIGR, from the coding sequence ATGACCCACAAAATCGATCAAATCGATCTTCGTATTCTCGCCGCCATGCAAGCTGACTCTTCGCGTTCGCAACGCGAGCTCGCGGAGGAAGTCGGTCTGTCGCAGAATGCATTCTGGCGGCGCCTGAAGGCGCTCGAGGCGAGCGGCGCGATCACCGGTTACGGCGCACGCGTCTCACAGGAAGCCGTCGGTGTGCCGATGACTGTCTTCGTGATGGTTCGAACCCGGCGGCATTCCGCCGAATGGCTCAAGCGTTTCCGCGCGCAGATCGAATCGATCTCCGAAATCGTCGCGTTCTATCGGATCAGCGGCGATTTCGATTACATGCTGAAGATCGCCGCCCGCGACATGAGCAATTACGACAAGGTGTATCAAACCATCATCAACAAGACCGAGTTGGAAACCGTCACGTCGTACTTTTCGATGGAAGCCATCATCGACGGCCGGCCACTTCCGATCGGACGCTGA
- a CDS encoding tautomerase family protein — MPFIRVDWFPGRTLEQKRELAEVLTREFARIAKCKPETINFIFTEVSREDWGRNGKLFCDAYEYENDQKA; from the coding sequence ATGCCTTTCATTCGTGTAGACTGGTTTCCCGGCCGGACCCTCGAACAGAAGCGCGAGCTTGCGGAGGTTCTGACCCGCGAATTCGCGCGGATCGCAAAATGCAAGCCGGAAACGATCAATTTCATCTTCACGGAAGTTTCGCGGGAGGATTGGGGCCGCAACGGCAAGCTGTTCTGCGACGCCTACGAATATGAGAATGATCAAAAGGCATGA
- a CDS encoding ABC transporter permease, producing MSAPDAVDSASAATPGLSAINAVKTLFLKVGVLPFFLAAALIVFSLVSGNFLTVSNLTNVARQSVYLILVSLGQMVVLITGGFDLAVGTTIALTSVVSALAMVALAAMMPGHEWAVIMLGSLAGIGAALVIGCVNGVGIAQFSVSPFIMTLGVQSVGAGLALYLTGGVPVSRLPLDFGNIFGFGRIVGVPVPVVVALTAIAATWVMMNRTRLGTQICAVGGNIKAAHLSAINTKKVLFLAYVFSAVLASLAGLLLTARVESGETNLGGSMALESIAACVIAGVSLRGGIGRVENVVLGAFFIALVQNGMNIAQIGSYLQMVLLGGLLILAVVIDQLRYRMLIGST from the coding sequence ATGAGTGCGCCTGACGCAGTGGATAGCGCCTCCGCTGCGACGCCCGGCCTATCCGCGATCAACGCCGTGAAGACTCTGTTTCTCAAGGTCGGCGTGCTGCCGTTTTTCCTGGCTGCCGCGCTGATCGTGTTCTCGCTAGTCTCAGGCAATTTCCTGACCGTCAGTAATCTGACGAATGTGGCACGGCAGTCGGTCTATCTGATCCTGGTGTCGCTCGGGCAGATGGTGGTGCTGATCACCGGCGGCTTCGATCTTGCGGTCGGCACCACCATCGCGCTCACCTCGGTGGTCAGCGCCCTCGCCATGGTTGCGTTGGCGGCGATGATGCCCGGCCACGAGTGGGCTGTGATCATGCTCGGCAGCCTCGCCGGCATCGGTGCCGCGCTGGTGATCGGCTGCGTCAACGGCGTCGGCATAGCGCAGTTCAGCGTGTCTCCATTCATCATGACGCTCGGCGTGCAATCGGTCGGCGCCGGGCTGGCGCTGTATCTGACCGGAGGCGTGCCGGTGTCGCGCCTACCGCTCGACTTCGGTAACATTTTCGGCTTCGGGCGTATCGTCGGCGTGCCGGTCCCGGTCGTCGTCGCGCTGACAGCCATTGCGGCGACCTGGGTGATGATGAATCGGACCCGGCTCGGCACGCAGATCTGCGCGGTGGGCGGCAACATCAAAGCCGCGCATCTATCGGCGATCAACACCAAGAAGGTGTTGTTCCTGGCCTATGTGTTCAGTGCGGTGCTCGCCTCGCTCGCGGGTTTGTTGCTCACGGCGCGCGTTGAGTCTGGAGAAACCAATCTCGGCGGCTCGATGGCGCTGGAATCGATTGCAGCCTGTGTCATCGCCGGCGTGTCGCTGCGTGGCGGAATCGGTCGCGTCGAGAATGTCGTGCTCGGTGCGTTCTTCATCGCGCTCGTTCAGAACGGGATGAACATTGCCCAGATCGGCTCCTACCTGCAAATGGTTCTACTCGGTGGGCTGCTGATCCTAGCCGTGGTCATCGATCAATTGCGCTATCGCATGCTGATCGGCTCGACATGA
- a CDS encoding sugar ABC transporter ATP-binding protein — protein sequence MIVSVSGESLLVEMSGISKEFPGVKALSAVDFQLKRGEVHVLFGENGAGKSTLISILSGVYRPTSGTLRVAGEAVHFRSVQDARKAGIGTVFQELSLVPTLTVFENVHLGEELMRGPLVDRKAMERTTRELIDTLGFDIDVRQPVSRLSRAQQQMVEIAKALHAKARVLILDEPTASLTERETERLFEFIRQARQRGVGIIYISHRIQEFAKIADRITVLRDGKLIATVDQPFTSEDALVTLMMGRAIDKVYPHIGRQPDGETVLSLRGIRAVGVNGVDIDVRAGEVLGVAGLVGSGKSRVWRSILGLQPLERGTVALFGDDVSGLPTRELLRRGVFYLSPDRKSEGLVLSASSRDNLRLDLLDRSDLSGPLGLRSPRRMRAAADAIGARVDLAPRSLPKMVAALSGGNQQKVLFGKGLARDRRLYIFDEPTIGVDMGTRSQLYLLIRDLAEAGKAVVIISSDLPEVMHLAHRLLVFSNGRISAELEGDDLVEDVVLRHFFTDSREPIDECA from the coding sequence ATGATCGTGAGTGTCTCGGGCGAATCGCTTCTGGTCGAGATGTCGGGAATCTCCAAGGAGTTTCCCGGCGTCAAAGCCCTGTCCGCCGTCGATTTCCAGCTCAAACGTGGCGAAGTCCATGTGCTGTTCGGCGAAAACGGCGCAGGCAAATCGACGCTCATATCCATCCTGTCCGGTGTGTATCGCCCGACATCCGGCACCTTGCGCGTGGCCGGCGAGGCGGTGCACTTCCGATCGGTGCAGGACGCGCGCAAGGCCGGCATCGGCACCGTGTTTCAGGAGCTTTCGCTGGTGCCGACGCTCACCGTGTTCGAGAACGTGCACCTCGGAGAGGAACTGATGCGCGGGCCGCTGGTCGACCGCAAGGCGATGGAGCGCACCACACGCGAGCTGATCGACACGCTCGGCTTCGATATCGACGTCCGCCAGCCGGTGTCGCGGTTGTCACGCGCGCAGCAGCAGATGGTCGAGATCGCCAAGGCGCTCCACGCCAAGGCGCGCGTGCTGATCCTGGACGAGCCGACCGCCTCGCTGACGGAGCGCGAGACCGAGCGGCTTTTCGAATTCATCCGGCAAGCGCGGCAGCGCGGCGTCGGCATCATCTATATCTCGCACCGCATCCAGGAATTCGCCAAGATCGCAGATCGCATCACCGTGCTGCGCGACGGCAAGCTGATCGCCACCGTCGATCAGCCGTTCACGTCGGAAGACGCGCTCGTTACCCTGATGATGGGCCGCGCGATCGACAAGGTCTATCCGCATATTGGCCGCCAGCCGGATGGCGAGACCGTGCTGTCGCTCCGCGGCATTCGCGCCGTCGGCGTCAACGGGGTCGATATCGATGTGCGGGCCGGCGAAGTGCTCGGCGTCGCCGGCTTGGTCGGCTCGGGCAAATCGCGGGTGTGGCGGAGTATCCTCGGCCTGCAGCCGCTGGAGCGCGGAACCGTCGCCTTGTTCGGCGATGACGTCAGCGGCCTGCCGACGCGGGAACTGCTGCGCCGCGGCGTGTTTTATCTGTCGCCGGATCGCAAGTCCGAAGGCCTCGTGCTGTCGGCGTCGTCGCGCGACAATCTCCGCCTCGATCTGCTCGATCGCAGCGACCTTTCCGGGCCGCTTGGTCTGCGATCGCCGCGCCGCATGCGTGCTGCCGCGGATGCGATCGGCGCGCGCGTCGATCTCGCGCCGCGTTCGCTGCCGAAGATGGTGGCGGCGCTGTCCGGCGGCAATCAGCAGAAGGTGCTGTTCGGCAAGGGGCTCGCCCGGGACCGTCGCCTCTACATCTTCGACGAGCCGACCATCGGCGTCGACATGGGCACGCGCAGCCAGCTCTATCTGCTGATCCGCGATCTCGCCGAGGCCGGCAAAGCCGTGGTGATCATCTCGTCCGATCTGCCGGAGGTGATGCATCTGGCTCATCGGCTGCTGGTCTTTTCCAACGGCAGGATTTCGGCCGAACTCGAGGGAGACGACCTCGTCGAGGACGTCGTGCTTCGGCATTTCTTCACGGATTCGAGGGAGCCCATCGATGAGTGCGCCTGA
- the torT gene encoding TMAO reductase system periplasmic protein TorT, translated as MTLRSTLLTASIVAFIAGAAHAEDWFPYKAMKTEPPFATDGKQEEVSYMPLAKASQPWKICVSFPHMKDAYWLGVDYGVVDEAKRLGVSMNLLNAGGYTELNTQISQIEDCVANGAQAVVIGAISFDGLNNLVTEINKKGIPVIDVVNGISSPNVTAKSLVSFYTMGQSAGEYLAKKHPAGSKEVKVGWFPGPAGAGWVEAANRGFLDAVKGSALKVLDAKYGDTGKEVQQKLVEDVLQANPDIGYVAGTAVTAEAAQGVIRERGLQGKVDLMAFYMTPGVYEGIKRGFIVAAPADSMVIQGRIAIDQAVRILEKKDYIKHVGPKIFVVDQQNVNSVPRTSILPPDDFKPVFKVN; from the coding sequence ATGACACTTCGCTCAACTCTACTGACCGCTTCGATCGTCGCGTTTATCGCTGGTGCGGCTCATGCTGAAGATTGGTTCCCCTACAAGGCGATGAAGACCGAGCCGCCGTTTGCCACAGACGGCAAACAGGAAGAGGTTTCGTACATGCCGCTGGCGAAGGCCAGCCAGCCTTGGAAGATCTGCGTGTCGTTTCCGCACATGAAGGACGCCTACTGGCTCGGCGTCGATTACGGCGTTGTCGACGAGGCCAAGCGGCTCGGCGTGTCGATGAATCTGCTCAACGCCGGCGGCTACACCGAGCTCAACACCCAGATTTCCCAGATCGAGGACTGCGTCGCCAACGGAGCCCAGGCCGTGGTGATCGGCGCGATCTCGTTCGATGGCCTGAACAATCTGGTGACCGAGATCAACAAGAAGGGCATCCCAGTCATCGACGTCGTCAACGGCATTTCGTCGCCGAACGTCACCGCCAAGTCGCTGGTGTCGTTCTACACGATGGGGCAATCGGCCGGCGAGTACCTGGCCAAGAAACACCCGGCCGGCAGTAAGGAAGTAAAGGTCGGCTGGTTCCCGGGCCCGGCGGGCGCCGGTTGGGTCGAAGCCGCCAACAGGGGCTTCCTCGACGCGGTCAAAGGCTCCGCGCTGAAAGTCCTCGACGCCAAATATGGTGACACCGGCAAGGAGGTGCAGCAGAAGCTGGTCGAGGACGTGCTGCAGGCTAATCCCGACATCGGCTATGTCGCGGGCACCGCTGTTACTGCAGAAGCTGCGCAGGGCGTCATTCGCGAGCGCGGCCTGCAGGGCAAGGTCGATCTGATGGCGTTCTATATGACGCCCGGCGTCTATGAAGGCATTAAGCGCGGCTTCATCGTCGCGGCGCCTGCGGACTCGATGGTTATTCAGGGGCGTATCGCGATCGATCAGGCCGTGCGTATCCTGGAGAAGAAAGACTACATCAAGCATGTCGGTCCGAAGATCTTCGTCGTGGACCAGCAGAACGTGAACAGCGTCCCCCGCACCAGCATCCTTCCGCCGGACGACTTCAAGCCGGTCTTCAAGGTGAACTAA
- a CDS encoding biotin-dependent carboxyltransferase family protein, whose protein sequence is MAIKVVHHGLATTVQDLGRPGYFHLGIPVGGAMDRYAMRAANLLVGNDEGAAGLEAVFMGPQLEFTADALVAVTGADMPVKIDGVDQPGWTALKVKAGQKLSFDFLNSGARICIAVSGGIDVPVALGSRSTYPIGALGGDKGRPIQAGDELPVGEGSLASEGRGVDPGLRRVPGKLAELRVLPGLYWHRLTEAAKETFFADEWKVANEADRMGYRFKGGRKLDLVEREQPFGAGSDPSNIVDSCYPYGSIQVPGGTEPIILHRDAVSGGGYFMVGTVIAADMDLIGQLQPHTPTRFVKVDMDQALAARADEAVRLERLRATLKS, encoded by the coding sequence ATGGCCATTAAGGTCGTGCATCACGGACTCGCCACCACCGTTCAGGATCTCGGACGTCCCGGTTACTTTCATCTCGGCATTCCGGTCGGCGGCGCGATGGATCGCTACGCGATGCGCGCCGCCAATCTCCTGGTCGGCAACGACGAGGGCGCGGCTGGTCTTGAAGCCGTGTTCATGGGCCCGCAGCTCGAGTTCACGGCCGACGCATTGGTGGCCGTCACCGGGGCCGATATGCCGGTCAAGATCGACGGCGTCGACCAGCCCGGCTGGACGGCGCTCAAGGTCAAGGCCGGCCAGAAACTGTCGTTCGACTTCCTCAACTCCGGCGCGCGCATTTGCATCGCCGTCAGCGGCGGCATCGACGTTCCGGTGGCGCTCGGAAGCCGCTCGACCTATCCGATCGGCGCGCTCGGAGGCGACAAAGGCCGGCCGATCCAGGCGGGCGACGAACTGCCGGTCGGCGAGGGCAGCCTAGCGAGCGAGGGCCGCGGCGTCGATCCAGGCCTGCGGCGCGTACCCGGCAAACTCGCCGAACTCCGCGTCCTGCCGGGCCTGTATTGGCATCGACTGACGGAGGCCGCGAAGGAGACCTTCTTCGCCGACGAATGGAAGGTCGCCAACGAGGCGGACCGGATGGGCTATCGCTTCAAGGGCGGCCGCAAGCTCGACCTCGTCGAGCGCGAGCAGCCGTTCGGCGCGGGCTCCGATCCCTCGAACATCGTCGATAGCTGCTACCCGTACGGATCGATCCAGGTGCCCGGCGGAACGGAGCCGATCATCCTTCATCGCGACGCGGTGTCCGGTGGTGGTTACTTCATGGTCGGCACGGTGATCGCCGCCGACATGGACCTGATCGGCCAACTGCAGCCGCACACGCCCACCCGCTTCGTCAAAGTCGACATGGATCAGGCGCTCGCCGCCCGGGCCGACGAGGCCGTCCGCCTTGAACGCCTTCGTGCAACCTTGAAGTCATAA
- a CDS encoding 5-oxoprolinase subunit B family protein, protein MGIRYSFGGDEHLFVECSEEMSLDAFFKSLSMTNGIRDSEIKGITEICPANASFQVKFDPDIIKPDDLLREVKSIEGAAAKSEPVIRTRIIEIPVLYNDPWTHETLMRFRERHQDPTSTDLEYAARINHHATVDDFIAAHAGSPWFVSMVGFVAGLPFMYQMVDRQRQIEVPKYLRPRTDTPKLTIGHGGCFGCIYSVRGAGGYQMFGVTPMPIFDPTQTTSYLRDFMVFFRPGDIVKFKPIDRPAYDQAVEEVDNGQFAPPIRDVSFDLREFSKDIDGYNAKLEGVLNGH, encoded by the coding sequence ATGGGCATTCGCTATTCGTTCGGAGGCGACGAACATCTGTTCGTCGAGTGCAGCGAGGAGATGTCGCTCGACGCGTTTTTCAAGAGCCTGTCGATGACCAACGGCATCCGCGACAGCGAGATCAAGGGCATCACGGAAATCTGTCCGGCCAACGCCTCGTTTCAGGTCAAGTTCGATCCAGACATCATCAAGCCCGACGATCTGCTGCGCGAGGTGAAGTCGATCGAGGGCGCCGCCGCCAAATCCGAACCGGTGATCCGGACCCGCATCATCGAAATTCCGGTGCTCTACAACGATCCGTGGACGCACGAGACGCTCATGCGGTTCCGCGAGCGCCATCAGGATCCGACGAGTACCGATCTCGAATACGCCGCGCGGATCAATCACCACGCCACGGTCGACGATTTCATCGCAGCCCATGCGGGTTCGCCGTGGTTCGTCTCAATGGTCGGCTTCGTCGCCGGTCTGCCGTTCATGTATCAGATGGTCGACCGGCAGCGGCAGATCGAGGTGCCGAAATATCTGCGCCCGCGCACCGACACGCCGAAGCTCACCATCGGCCACGGCGGCTGCTTCGGCTGCATCTATTCGGTGCGCGGCGCCGGCGGCTATCAGATGTTCGGCGTCACGCCGATGCCGATCTTCGATCCGACCCAGACGACGAGCTATCTACGGGACTTCATGGTGTTCTTCCGGCCAGGAGACATCGTGAAGTTCAAACCGATCGACCGCCCGGCCTATGACCAGGCGGTCGAGGAGGTCGATAACGGCCAGTTCGCGCCGCCGATTCGCGACGTCAGCTTCGACCTGCGCGAATTCTCCAAGGACATTGACGGCTACAACGCCAAGCTGGAGGGCGTTCTCAATGGCCATTAA